In Nitrosophilus labii, the following proteins share a genomic window:
- a CDS encoding ATP-binding protein: MSIDRSEEYIVSLVKELLKQPKESEWLEFKHNNKDPQMIGEYISALSNSAALHRKTNAYMIWGVDDTTHKLLGTSFSPSQTKVGGEALENWLLRLLEPKIEFKFYEVEIEDKKVVLLEIAPAYRHPVRFKGVEYIRFFSYKKKLKDLPEKERDLWRIFDNIPFERQIAVDNLEESEVLKYLEYTAYFELLDLPLPENRLAILKALEDDELIKKQDNGKFAITNLGAILFAKDLNKFNHLKRKAIRVIQYKDNTKFETIKEIRGKKGYAVGFEGLIEYINNILPSNEIIEKAFRKTIKMYPELAIRELVANAIIHQDFFQTGNSVMIEIYNNRIEITNPGEPLVDTDRFLDTPPKSRNEILASFMRRINICEERGSGIDKVVALTETYQLPAPVFRVTNGYTISILFAHKELREMNRKDKIWACYLHASLRYIQNNFMTNTSLRDRFGIEVKNRSMVSKIINETLKAGKIVIYDESVGTKAREYIPWWAR; the protein is encoded by the coding sequence ATGAGTATAGATAGGAGTGAAGAGTATATAGTGTCTTTAGTAAAGGAGTTATTAAAACAACCAAAAGAGAGTGAATGGTTAGAGTTTAAACATAACAATAAAGACCCTCAAATGATTGGGGAATATATAAGCGCTTTATCAAATTCTGCCGCTTTGCATAGAAAAACAAATGCATATATGATATGGGGTGTTGATGATACTACTCATAAACTTTTAGGAACTTCTTTTTCTCCATCTCAAACAAAAGTAGGCGGTGAAGCATTAGAAAATTGGCTTTTAAGATTACTTGAGCCTAAAATTGAATTTAAATTTTATGAAGTTGAAATAGAAGATAAAAAAGTTGTTTTATTAGAAATTGCTCCAGCTTATAGACATCCGGTTAGATTTAAGGGAGTTGAATATATACGATTTTTCTCTTATAAAAAAAAGTTAAAAGATTTACCTGAAAAGGAAAGAGATCTATGGAGAATATTTGATAATATTCCTTTTGAAAGACAAATTGCAGTTGATAATTTGGAAGAGAGTGAAGTTTTAAAGTATTTAGAATATACAGCTTATTTTGAGCTTTTAGATTTACCGCTTCCGGAAAATAGATTAGCTATATTAAAAGCTTTAGAAGATGATGAGCTGATTAAAAAGCAAGATAATGGTAAATTTGCCATTACAAATCTTGGAGCTATACTTTTTGCTAAAGATTTAAATAAATTTAACCATTTAAAAAGAAAAGCCATAAGAGTTATCCAATATAAAGATAATACAAAATTTGAAACTATCAAAGAGATACGGGGTAAAAAAGGATATGCAGTCGGTTTTGAAGGACTTATAGAATATATAAACAATATTTTGCCTTCAAACGAAATTATAGAAAAAGCTTTTAGAAAAACTATTAAAATGTATCCTGAACTTGCTATTAGAGAGTTGGTTGCAAATGCAATTATCCATCAAGATTTTTTTCAAACCGGAAACTCTGTTATGATTGAAATATACAATAATAGAATAGAGATAACAAATCCAGGAGAACCACTAGTTGATACTGATAGATTTTTGGATACTCCTCCAAAATCGAGAAATGAGATTTTGGCTTCATTTATGAGAAGAATAAATATTTGCGAAGAAAGAGGAAGCGGTATCGATAAAGTTGTGGCGCTTACAGAAACATATCAACTTCCAGCGCCAGTTTTTAGAGTAACAAATGGATATACCATAAGCATACTTTTTGCTCATAAAGAATTAAGAGAGATGAATCGAAAAGATAAAATTTGGGCTTGTTATTTACATGCAAGTTTAAGATATATACAAAATAATTTTATGACTAATACCTCTTTAAGAGATAGATTTGGAATCGAAGTTAAAAACCGTTCTATGGTTTCAAAAATAATAAATGAAACTTTAAAAGCAGGTAAAATTGTAATTTATGATGAAAGTGTAGGAACAAAAGCAAGAGAATATATACCATGGTGGGCAAGGTAA
- the traF gene encoding conjugal transfer protein TraF: MEKKAISYIAAAMLASSAFGMEFQPLGFESISMGGAGVASAKGSMAGYYNPALLAKSPNVVEISLGGGVGIRENNLADNLDTLNKAEFIDTLDRIANNAPVSGSNSDTDKKNIQLSLDTLKKIGDENGLALMPTAFFSAQIKNYALGVFGFGEGTATAVIDRNRLDLIVEDNGNYYKYDPITDTYSTTNYNDYVNNSIEYAVNNGTTYLKLTGLSVVEVPISYAQSYNINKIGELSIGLSLKYMQGITYNGSVSIDTKSGDVNDNLDNADKTSSSFGVDLGMLYIPEKLSDLTIGVVGKNLNSPEFDTIDPNVSYTVDPQVRMGIAYTGISSLDIALDVDLTENETFIKGFDSRYIGGGFNWHPTSWFSLRAGLMDNLSDSTEGVIYTAGLGFGLKWFSFDISAQLSSKNGYYDGEEIPKYAKVNFALVSRF, from the coding sequence ATGGAAAAAAAGGCAATTTCATATATTGCTGCCGCAATGTTAGCAAGTTCGGCTTTTGGTATGGAGTTTCAGCCTCTAGGTTTTGAGAGTATTTCAATGGGTGGAGCAGGTGTTGCTTCTGCGAAAGGTTCAATGGCAGGCTACTATAATCCCGCACTTTTGGCAAAAAGCCCCAATGTAGTAGAGATAAGTTTAGGAGGTGGTGTTGGTATTAGAGAAAATAATCTAGCAGATAATCTCGATACTTTAAATAAGGCCGAATTTATTGATACGCTAGATAGAATAGCTAACAATGCTCCTGTAAGTGGCAGTAACAGTGATACTGATAAAAAAAATATTCAGCTTTCTCTTGATACGTTAAAAAAGATTGGTGATGAAAACGGTCTTGCATTGATGCCTACCGCGTTTTTCAGTGCTCAGATCAAAAATTACGCTTTAGGTGTTTTTGGCTTTGGCGAAGGAACTGCTACGGCAGTTATAGATAGAAATAGACTAGATTTGATTGTAGAAGATAACGGAAACTATTATAAATATGATCCCATAACCGATACTTATTCTACTACCAATTATAATGATTATGTAAATAACTCTATCGAATATGCGGTAAATAACGGGACTACTTATTTAAAATTAACCGGTCTTTCAGTAGTAGAGGTACCTATAAGTTATGCTCAAAGTTATAATATAAATAAAATCGGAGAGCTTAGCATCGGACTTAGTTTAAAATATATGCAAGGTATTACTTATAATGGAAGTGTAAGTATAGATACAAAATCTGGAGATGTTAACGATAACTTAGATAATGCGGATAAAACATCAAGCTCATTTGGCGTAGATTTAGGAATGCTCTATATCCCTGAAAAATTGTCTGATTTAACAATAGGAGTCGTCGGAAAAAATTTAAACTCACCGGAATTTGATACGATCGATCCAAACGTTTCTTATACCGTTGATCCTCAGGTTAGAATGGGTATAGCATATACCGGCATCAGTAGCCTTGATATTGCATTGGATGTGGATTTAACCGAAAATGAAACTTTTATAAAAGGGTTTGATTCGAGATATATAGGTGGAGGATTCAATTGGCATCCTACAAGCTGGTTTTCTTTAAGAGCTGGGCTTATGGATAATCTTTCAGACAGTACAGAAGGAGTTATATATACAGCCGGTTTAGGTTTTGGGCTTAAATGGTTTAGTTTTGATATATCTGCTCAGCTATCAAGTAAAAACGGATATTATGACGGAGAAGAGATACCTAAATACGCGAAAGTTAACTTTGCATTGGTTTCAAGATTTTAG
- the groL gene encoding chaperonin GroEL (60 kDa chaperone family; promotes refolding of misfolded polypeptides especially under stressful conditions; forms two stacked rings of heptamers to form a barrel-shaped 14mer; ends can be capped by GroES; misfolded proteins enter the barrel where they are refolded when GroES binds) encodes MAAKEIHFSDIARNELFEGVRKLADAVKVTMGPRGRNVLIQKSFGAPSITKDGVSVAKEIELPNTVENMGAQLVKEVASKTADEAGDGTTTATVLAYSIFKEGLRNITAGANPIEVKRGMDKAAEAIVEELKKIAKEVKDKKEIAQVATISANNDPKIGDLIAEAMEKVGKDGVITVEEGKSLHDELDVVEGMQFDRGYLSPYFVTDADNMEAVLENAYILLYDKKISNMKDLLPLLEKIVQTGNKPLLIIAEDVEGEALATLVVNKLRGTLNVAAVKAPGFGDRRKAMLQDIAILTGGQVISEELGRTLENATLEDLGQADRVVIDKENTTIVGGKGSKEAVEARVKEIKAQIEVTTSEYDKEKLQERLAKLSGGVAVIKVGAATETEMKEKKDRVDDALSATKAAVEEGIVIGGGTALVRAASKVSLELSGDEQIGAEIILRAIKAPLKQIAENAGYDPGVVANNVENADNENIGFNAATGEYVDMFEAGIVDPAKVERVALQNAVSVASLLLTTEATVSEIKEEKPAAPAMPDMGGMGGGMGF; translated from the coding sequence ATGGCTGCAAAAGAGATTCATTTTAGTGATATAGCAAGAAACGAACTATTTGAAGGTGTTAGAAAACTTGCTGATGCTGTAAAAGTTACAATGGGACCAAGGGGTAGAAATGTTTTGATCCAAAAAAGCTTTGGAGCTCCTAGCATTACAAAAGACGGAGTAAGTGTTGCAAAAGAGATCGAGCTTCCAAATACTGTTGAAAATATGGGAGCGCAACTTGTAAAAGAGGTTGCAAGCAAAACAGCAGACGAAGCCGGTGACGGAACAACTACTGCTACAGTTTTAGCTTACAGCATCTTCAAAGAGGGCCTTAGAAACATTACAGCAGGTGCTAATCCTATTGAAGTAAAAAGAGGTATGGATAAAGCCGCTGAAGCTATCGTAGAAGAACTCAAAAAGATAGCTAAAGAGGTTAAAGATAAAAAAGAGATAGCACAAGTTGCGACTATCAGTGCTAACAACGATCCTAAAATCGGTGATTTGATCGCTGAAGCTATGGAGAAAGTTGGTAAAGACGGAGTTATAACCGTTGAAGAAGGTAAATCTCTTCACGATGAGCTTGACGTTGTAGAAGGTATGCAGTTCGATAGAGGTTATCTAAGTCCATATTTTGTTACCGATGCAGACAATATGGAAGCAGTTTTAGAAAATGCATACATTTTGCTCTATGATAAAAAAATCAGCAATATGAAAGATCTGTTGCCTCTTTTAGAAAAGATTGTACAAACAGGAAACAAACCTCTTCTAATAATAGCTGAAGATGTAGAGGGTGAAGCTTTAGCCACTTTGGTTGTCAACAAACTAAGAGGAACACTAAACGTTGCCGCTGTTAAAGCTCCTGGATTTGGCGATAGAAGAAAAGCTATGTTACAAGACATCGCTATCCTAACAGGCGGTCAAGTAATCAGCGAAGAACTTGGTAGAACTTTAGAAAACGCAACTTTGGAAGATCTTGGACAAGCTGATAGAGTTGTAATCGACAAAGAAAACACGACAATTGTTGGCGGAAAAGGTTCTAAAGAGGCGGTAGAAGCTAGAGTCAAAGAGATTAAAGCTCAAATCGAAGTTACAACAAGCGAATATGACAAAGAAAAACTTCAAGAAAGATTAGCAAAACTAAGTGGCGGTGTTGCAGTTATCAAAGTAGGCGCTGCTACCGAAACTGAGATGAAAGAGAAAAAAGATAGAGTTGATGACGCATTAAGTGCTACTAAAGCTGCTGTTGAAGAAGGTATAGTTATAGGTGGAGGTACAGCGCTTGTAAGAGCTGCAAGCAAAGTAAGCCTTGAACTTTCAGGCGATGAACAGATAGGTGCTGAAATCATCTTAAGAGCGATTAAAGCTCCATTAAAACAGATTGCTGAAAATGCTGGATACGATCCTGGTGTAGTAGCTAATAATGTTGAAAATGCTGATAATGAAAATATAGGTTTCAACGCTGCAACTGGAGAATATGTTGATATGTTCGAAGCTGGTATCGTTGACCCGGCAAAAGTTGAAAGAGTCGCGCTTCAAAACGCGGTATCAGTTGCTAGCTTGCTTCTAACAACTGAAGCAACAGTTAGTGAGATTAAAGAAGAAAAACCGGCGGCTCCAGCAATGCCTGATATGGGTGGAATGGGTGGAGGAATGGGCTTCTAA
- a CDS encoding DUF4391 domain-containing protein, with the protein MDSTCVYHHKGKKEDFQEAIELQNKIESLKKEINSLKNKIKKEKQFKYKVDLNKQLHILQVKLESLKEKI; encoded by the coding sequence ATGGACTCAACTTGCGTTTATCATCATAAAGGAAAAAAAGAAGATTTTCAAGAAGCAATTGAGCTGCAAAACAAAATAGAATCACTTAAAAAAGAGATAAACTCTTTAAAAAACAAAATCAAAAAAGAGAAGCAATTTAAGTATAAAGTAGATCTCAATAAACAACTTCATATATTACAAGTTAAATTAGAATCTTTGAAAGAAAAAATATGA
- the groES gene encoding co-chaperone GroES, whose amino-acid sequence MNFQPLGNRVLVERVEEPAKTPSGIIIPDNAKEKPLEGNVLAIGPEVEEEGHIKVGDRVVFAKYSGTEINLEGKEYLILQTDDILGILK is encoded by the coding sequence ATGAATTTTCAACCGCTTGGTAACAGAGTTTTAGTTGAAAGAGTTGAAGAACCTGCAAAAACACCTTCTGGTATTATCATCCCTGATAACGCTAAAGAAAAACCGCTTGAAGGAAATGTTTTAGCAATAGGTCCTGAAGTTGAAGAAGAGGGACATATCAAAGTTGGCGATAGAGTTGTATTTGCAAAATATTCCGGAACTGAGATCAATCTAGAAGGTAAAGAGTATTTGATACTTCAAACAGACGATATTTTAGGAATTTTAAAATAA